From Marinobacter sp. F4206, the proteins below share one genomic window:
- a CDS encoding sensor histidine kinase KdpD encodes MANQSIDFSMVLASAVHDMKNSLGMLLNSLDELRADYDKDLNDSSRFNTLQYEAERMHNDLVQLLGIYRLGEDNLSAHIEEHFVPDFLSAHLARHTPLLNGLGIECHIEAQDINGFFDADLLTGVLNNTLNNALRYTRSRIRLTAEERSGYLVIGVEDDGAGYPESMQHTGTLSFKSLDFNSGSTSLGLFFASSVARLHCEGERTGSIKLHNGGSFGGGVFEIWLP; translated from the coding sequence ATGGCCAACCAGAGCATAGATTTCTCCATGGTGCTGGCCTCGGCCGTCCATGACATGAAAAATTCACTGGGCATGCTGCTGAACTCGCTCGATGAGTTACGAGCGGATTACGACAAAGACCTCAATGACTCATCCCGTTTTAACACTCTGCAATACGAAGCCGAGCGAATGCACAACGATCTGGTGCAGCTATTGGGTATCTACCGGCTTGGTGAGGACAACCTGTCGGCCCACATCGAGGAGCATTTTGTTCCGGACTTTCTGTCGGCGCACCTTGCCCGACACACGCCCCTCCTCAACGGTCTGGGCATCGAATGTCATATCGAAGCTCAGGATATTAACGGTTTCTTCGACGCGGACTTGCTGACCGGTGTGTTAAACAACACCCTCAACAATGCTCTCAGGTACACCCGAAGCAGGATTCGACTGACTGCCGAGGAACGCAGCGGTTATCTCGTCATAGGTGTTGAAGACGACGGCGCAGGATATCCGGAGAGCATGCAGCACACGGGAACGCTGAGTTTTAAATCCCTGGACTTCAATAGCGGCAGCACCAGCCTCGGCCTTTTCTTCGCCTCCTCCGTTGCCAGGCTCCATTGTGAAGGTGAGCGGACCGGCTCCATTAAACTGCACAATGGCGGGAGTTTTGGCGGAGGTGTCTTCGAAATCTGGCTGCCGTGA
- a CDS encoding response regulator — MTDPGNTANAFRKLSYLIIDDFENFRLSMRQMLRSCGADTIELVPNAAQAIQLCTYNHIDVVLCDYNLGEGRNGQHVLEELRHKKLLKRSSLFLMVTAETSKQMVMGARENQPDGYLTKPINRAVLEQRLSALIDQRNALYPINREIDRENYPEAISLCLQALPKQPRYKTWLMKTLGDLYFRLGDLAHAAKVFDEVLNQRELSWARLGRSKVLLANRSYDQAVDSLRQLIANHPDYMEAYDLLADGLERQGKVGQAQRILEQAVEHSPNALLRQRHLAQLAEANQDIETASEAWRRTVVLGTHSIHDCPEHHLALGQSLSDLSEGDQEPEGAERAREAMTALSRMEKRFSDRTDISLRSRIIQCRVHAGQGNRQDAEKLLAGIKADIESTEVLDAETGLDYAKTLFRVGHDSHAKTLLAQLAERFADDADVVQKIESLLDEPVGFRQKLQARTLNRDGIKAFESGQLATAAEAFSQALSVVPDHAALNLNLVQVLMKEYENDSTNRDLLSQCRVCLDRLEGLPEQHRQHRRYKALCRKLEGLTA; from the coding sequence ATGACGGATCCCGGCAACACGGCAAATGCATTTCGTAAGCTGAGCTACCTGATCATTGATGATTTTGAGAACTTTCGTCTTTCAATGCGGCAAATGCTCAGAAGTTGCGGTGCCGACACCATCGAACTTGTGCCCAATGCCGCCCAGGCCATTCAGCTGTGCACCTACAACCATATTGATGTTGTGCTCTGTGACTACAACCTTGGAGAAGGCAGAAATGGCCAGCACGTGCTTGAGGAGCTCCGACACAAGAAACTGCTGAAACGTTCGTCGCTCTTTCTCATGGTAACCGCAGAAACCTCTAAGCAGATGGTTATGGGCGCCCGGGAAAACCAGCCCGACGGTTACCTGACCAAACCCATCAACCGCGCGGTGCTGGAGCAACGCCTGAGCGCCCTGATTGACCAGCGCAATGCCCTGTACCCCATTAACCGGGAGATCGACCGGGAGAACTATCCAGAAGCAATCTCCCTGTGCCTGCAGGCGCTACCGAAGCAGCCACGCTACAAAACGTGGCTGATGAAGACCCTGGGAGATCTCTACTTCCGGCTCGGGGATCTGGCGCATGCGGCGAAAGTCTTCGACGAGGTACTCAACCAGAGGGAACTGTCCTGGGCCCGCCTCGGGCGTAGTAAGGTCCTGCTGGCAAACCGGAGTTACGATCAGGCCGTCGACAGTCTGAGGCAGCTCATCGCCAACCATCCTGACTACATGGAAGCCTATGATCTGCTGGCCGATGGTCTCGAACGACAAGGCAAGGTGGGGCAGGCCCAACGAATCCTCGAACAGGCCGTTGAACATTCCCCGAACGCCTTGTTGCGGCAACGACATCTGGCACAGTTGGCCGAAGCCAATCAGGATATCGAAACCGCATCTGAAGCCTGGCGACGCACTGTTGTCCTCGGCACCCATTCGATACACGACTGCCCCGAACATCACCTGGCCCTTGGCCAAAGCCTCTCAGACCTCAGTGAAGGCGACCAGGAACCCGAAGGTGCAGAGCGTGCCAGAGAGGCAATGACTGCTCTCAGCAGAATGGAGAAACGATTTTCCGACCGCACCGATATTAGTCTTCGCAGCCGAATCATCCAATGCCGCGTGCATGCCGGTCAAGGTAATCGGCAGGATGCGGAGAAGCTCCTCGCCGGGATTAAGGCGGATATTGAAAGCACGGAAGTGCTGGATGCCGAGACCGGCCTGGATTACGCCAAGACGCTATTCAGGGTCGGACATGACAGCCATGCCAAGACTCTCTTGGCACAGCTCGCCGAACGTTTTGCCGACGATGCAGACGTTGTCCAGAAGATTGAGAGCCTGCTGGATGAGCCGGTCGGATTCCGGCAGAAACTACAGGCGCGTACGCTCAACCGGGATGGCATAAAAGCCTTTGAATCCGGTCAGCTCGCGACAGCGGCTGAGGCTTTTTCCCAAGCACTGAGCGTGGTACCGGACCACGCTGCGCTGAACCTGAATCTGGTTCAGGTGCTGATGAAGGAATACGAAAACGATTCGACGAACCGCGACCTTCTGAGCCAGTGCAGGGTGTGCCTCGACCGGCTCGAGGGGCTGCCGGAGCAACACCGGCAGCATCGGCGATACAAGGCACTGTGCCGGAAACTGGAAGGACTGACAGCATGA